The following is a genomic window from Chryseobacterium sp. StRB126.
TAGTCTAAAAATTTTTGACGTATCTCTTGTGATGTCATAGTATTGCTTTTGCTTTTTTTAGTATCAAATTTTGATAAGATGCAAATTTAAGATTTTTAGGTGATTTAATATCTAATATTTGATATTTTCAGGAGTGATTTGTCAAATGCCTGATATAATAGTTTCTCATAGTAATGAATATCCTGACTATATTTTTTAGAAAATGCTTAGACGCCAAGTTTTTTGAATTTCTTCCTGCTTATTTTAAGGCGCAAGGAAGCCAAAGATTAACCACTTGTTATTTTTTTGCTAGGAATGCACGAATTCTTTTATTATTTGTGCATTCCTGGCCAACAAAACAGTGTACAATTTTATCAGCGAAATCCTTGCGCCTTAAAAATATCCTCATTATCTAAAATCTTTTGCGCCTTTGTGTTTCCAACAAGAAACTATTCGCTTCCAAAATGTTTTTTTGTTCATCTCCATTTAACTTATTACCTTCGCTAAGATCTGAATAAGATAAAAAACATACATACAATGATGAAAAACGAGATCCTGAAAAGCTGGATAGAACAGTATTCCGGACCACTTCTGAAGAAGGCTTTATATCTGCTTTCCAATAAAGAAGATGCTCAGGATGTTGTTCAGGATGTTTTTATAGCAGCCTTTTCCAGTTATGACTCCTTTGAAGGGAAAAGCCAGCCGCTGACTTGGCTGATGGCTATTCTGAATAGAAAAATTGCAGATTTTTACCGGAAAAAATATAAATCGGAACCCAGAGTAAAACTGGATCATTTTTTCGATGAGACTGGATCATGGAAAAATAATGATGTATTAAATGATTGGAATGTTTCAACGGAATCTGAACTTCTGGATAATCCTGATTTTAATAAAACCCTCGAAGAATGTATTGAAGAATTACCCGCCAGATGGAAAATTTTACTTAAAATGTACTACATCGAAGAAAAAAAAGCATCTGATGTGAGTCAGGAATTAAATGTTTCTACGACTAACCTTTGGAAGATTCTTCAAAGAAGCCGGATGCAGCTTAGAGAATGTCTGGAGTTTAACTGGTTTTCAAGATTATAAAAAATGATAAGAAAAATTCTACATATATTATTTTTACCATGCAGTGAAGCCACTTTGCTGATGGAAAAGCGAAATGCTCAAACAATTTCTGCTGGAGAAAATAGAAGGTTGAGCATCCACATATTTGTTTGCAAATGGTGTAAGGTTTACAATGAAAAACTAAAGCTGCTGGATAATATTTTTAAAAAGACCATTACAGAAAAGACCAGTGAAATTAATGAATCTGAAATTCAGGATTTTAAGAATAAAATGATAGATAAACTAAATTTCTAAGAAAAATTTTGTCAGGATTTTGAACCCGTTCCGACTATACTTTTGAAAACAAATAAAAGTATTCATTCAAAATCTTAAAAAATGATAGGAACAGAACAAACATCAGGCAAAAGTCAATCAACGTATACTCTAGGGTATTATATCTCTCTTTTCGGAGCAGCACTCATCTTACTTTGGATTGGGATTTTCAAATTTACTCCAACGGAAGCCTCAGCAATAAAACCTTTAGTGGAAAACCATTTCTTAACTTTTTTCGTATATAAAGTAATGAGTGTCCAAACAGTGTCAAATCTGATCGGAACGATAGAAATTATCATTGCTTTACTACTGATATTTAGTGCGAAATTTGCTGTATTAAAAAGATATGCAGGAATAGGAATGATTGTCACTTTTCTGGTAACATTAAGTTATCTGTTTACGACTCCCGGAATGTGAAAAGTAGTGGATGGTGTTCCTGTAACTGACTTTTTTATTTTAAAAGATCTGATGCTTTTAGGATTTGGATTTATGATTTTACAAAATAAACAATAATGAATAAAAAGCTAAATATGAAAAATATATTAATTGTACTCGGCATTATTCTGGGTATCGCAGTTTTTGCTGCAGAGAGCGGGCTTTTTAAAAAGAATAAGCCCGTTGAGACAGACGTGAAAAAAGAAAAACAGGAAATTATGGATAATAAAAACGTAAGGGAAATTTA
Proteins encoded in this region:
- a CDS encoding sigma-70 family RNA polymerase sigma factor, with protein sequence MMKNEILKSWIEQYSGPLLKKALYLLSNKEDAQDVVQDVFIAAFSSYDSFEGKSQPLTWLMAILNRKIADFYRKKYKSEPRVKLDHFFDETGSWKNNDVLNDWNVSTESELLDNPDFNKTLEECIEELPARWKILLKMYYIEEKKASDVSQELNVSTTNLWKILQRSRMQLRECLEFNWFSRL